The genomic DNA TCATGTTTCGTGACCAGGTGAGACCCCCACCTATTGCCCCAACCCTTTGCCCGTGTATGTTCTTGCTGTGTGGCCAGAATCGCTCTTATAATATTGTGGCCAAATTATCTGGGGGAGGTGGATGACAGAGTAGCCACGTTGTGAGCAGGGGGTCCTATCAGCAGCCCTATTTCATTTACCCTCTCTGTCCCTGCAAGGAGTGAACTCAGAATAAGGAATGCCTTTCTTTCTGACTCTTTCCTCCTTGTTCCAAACCAGAACCCCAAGCTGCTGGCAGGAGTAGGACAGGGCCACTTGGCTCAGGAGCGGAGCACAGATGTGGCAGAACTGGAGGTGCTGCGCCAGCGCGAGGCAGCAGAGAGGAAAACCCGAGCCCTTCAGCGAGGCCACAGGTGCGAGGTGGAGAGCTGTCATGCCTGGGTTTCCATCCTGGCCCTGTGGAATGTCAAGGGCTTGGGCCAGACACTGAGGGCTGAGGCGGGTGAGCAGACAGCGTTTTGCAGTTGTGACAAGCACAGCTTTGCTGGTGAAAGCACATGGGGATAAAGCTCTGAGGTCTCGGACTCACAGGGACTTTGGTTTTGTTGCAGGCATTCACGATTTGGGGGCTCCTACATCATCCAGGGGTTGAAATCCATTGGTGACAGGGACCTCATCTTTCACAAAGGTCTTCACAATGTGAGTATGCCCCCATCTGGGCAGGAACACTGTGGAGCTGGGGGCACCTAAGAAGAAAAGCTGCTCTGTTCTTGAGCTTAGAAAGCTGGAGATGGTATGAGACACAGAGCCTCTGGCAGTATTGTCTTTACCTATGTCTTCACTTTGCACCAGAGGGAGAGAACCTTCTAGGAGTTTCTTCTGAGAAAATTGTAACACCAGGAATGTGGAAAGAGGTGCAAGGGGAGGGTGGCTAGGAGTAATTAATGCTCCCCCAACCCACACCCCCAGCTCCAAAACTACAGCTCAGATTTGGGAAAACAGCCCCAGAGGGTGCCGAAGCATCGCCAGGCCGCCCAGGAGCTGTCTGCTCAGCGCCGCTCTGCCCTCAGTGTGAGACTCTTCCTCAGAGACTTCTGCTCTGAGTTCCTGGAGAACTGTTACAACCGGCTCATGGGCTCCGTGAAGGTGGGAGCCCAGGAGGGAGGGCACCCTTGAGCGATGGTGAAGATGCCAGGAGTGGGTTACTGGCACCACAGAAAAAGGATAGAGAAATTGCCCCAGAGGCAGGGGAAAGGAATGTGGAGAGACCTGAGAACAAGAGAGGGTTGGAAATGGTGTGTCTTTGAGTGCTGTCCCAGTGGTGTCCACAGTCCACCTCTGTAGGACAGGAGGAAGTTGGAAGCTCTGGGGCCATGGTGGTCTTTCTTCCTGGACTCAGGGTCTCCTGCTTCGGGAGAGGGCTCAGCAGCATGATGAGGTCTACTACATGTGGGCCCTGGCCTTCTTTATGGCCTTCAACCGAGCTGCCTCCTTCCAGCCGGGCCTGGTCTCTGAGACCCTCAGTGTCCGCACCTTTCACTTCATCGAGCAGAACCTCACCACCTACTATGAGATGATGCTGACTGACCGCAAGGAGGCCACCTCCTGGGCACACCGGTGCGTGCAGTGGGAATGGGGGCAGAGTTGGCATCTTGGCCAGGCTGAGAGCAAGGACGAGGTGGCCTGTGCTGGTCTCTGGGCACTTACTCTGGGTGGGGAAGTCTCCGTGGACTCATGGCCCAAGCTGTCCTCCAGCTCACTGGCTTCCCTCGTGGCCCAGGACGCACCTGGCTCTGAAGGCCTACCAGGAGCTGCTGGCCATGGTGAACGAGATGGACGCAGCCCCAGATGTGGCTATGAGGGAGAGCAGTCACATCATCAAGAGTGAGACCCCCGCTTTCCCCCCTCATGACCAGACTCTCACTCTTCCCAGTCCCGCTCCATCCATCCCCCTTCCCAGACCTCCTGATCAGTCctattcctttctcttcccctttcctAGACAACATTTTCTATGTGATGGAATACCGAGAGCTATTCCTGACACTCTTTCGAAAGTTCGATGAGAGACACCAGCCCCGCTCTTTCCTTCGTGACCTGGTGGAAACCACTCATCTCTTCCTCAAGATGTTGGAGCGGTTCTGTCAGAGCCGTGGGAACCTGCTGGTGCAGGTGTGGAAAGAGCTGTGCAGGAAGGGGAGGACAGCAGACTCTCCCATATGGTCTGTAGCGTGAGCTGACCTGACTGACTGCACTAAGAGGCCAGGAAGTTTTCTGGTATCACTGGTGTGAATCTACTGTAGTTTCCCCCTCCAGCTAGATGAATCCCTGATCTACCATAAATAGCTTCATTCATTCAGGAAACATTCATCTAACAACTACTTGTGTTGAGCATGTAAACTCTGAGGATTCTTGATTTTAGAGTTCAGTAATTATGCTTTGGTATTTCCTGGCTGTACTTCACAAGCATTGTAATGAGATGGAAATAGCCTTTAAGTAAAAGTCAGAAGGTGTGGTGGGATCTCACTCTGTATTAGTTACTGTCAGAATAACTCAAGCTGCTTGTGTTGGTCTCCAGATCTGTAAAGTTGGGATTGTAACATGTGcctgaaatgaaataataagtGACAAGTCGGGACAGAAAGAAAACTTCAAGGAATTTATATCCTAGAGACACAGGGACTGTGCTTTGTAAAAATCTTCCTATACTATTTGCTACAGATTGAAATCAGTTAGGTTTAGACTTGAAAGTGGTAACAGTTCCAGTCAGACTCTGCTAAAAGGGGTTTTTGCACTTGGCTCTATTGTATTACCAGAAATAGTAAGTGCTGTCATTTATCCAGTGTTTACTATGCGTCAGAAGTTGTGCTGATGTtttcatgtaatcctcacaactaGGACATGCGCCCAGATTGGCCAAGGAGCTTGTCCAAGTCTTACTAGTAAGTGGCTAGTGTCACTACTGAGACCCAGGTGTACTGGACTCAGGCTCCTAGCCATTGGTGTATTTAATTTGAAGGTCCTTGAATAGGGCATAAACCTCGAGGGCTTCCCAGTCCATCCCTTTTGCCTATATCAGAGACTGATTCATAGCTGTGACTTTCAGAAGCAAGATTGGGGTGTTAACTCTCTCCTGctttccaggagaaaaaaaattataggtTATATTTACATAGTGCTTTGCATTTTACAAAGCCTTTTCATGTAGAATGTCTTATCCTCATAGTGTGTGTTCATTCCGTAGACTTCTACTTCAGATAACACTGCCTTTGGGAAATCTCTGACTCCAAAAAATGAGTCAGTGTTTTGCCATGGCATTTTTTGCCCACCCATACTCAAGGTCTGACCCATGCTGTAATATAATTTACCTGTCTTTCACCTATCTCCCCCCACTAGACTACAAGTTCctcaaaggcaagaaaaaaacaccaCTCACTGTTTCTTCCCCATTGCCTATGAGTAGCATAGTGGTCACTCGATGACTAATTAATTTAGATAGCTAATTGattaattaaagaagacacatggGAAAAAGCACCTTTAGCCCTCCTGCCTTCCTTATACAGTTCTTTCTCTGCAGAacaaacaaaagaagagaaagaagaaagagaaggtccTAAACCAGCCTGTTGCTTCTGATAATGCTCCCTGTATCCCCGGGGGCCTAGAGGCTGTGTGGCCATCCCTGGTCGAGCAGCTACATTGCTGTGTCCAGGTAGGTAGTGGCAGAAACCCCATCTTTTTCAAGGCTGGTGCTCTGGGTAGGCTCTCTGGGTTTCCCTCCTGTCGGCTCCCGCAGCCTTAGTACCTCTCTAGGACCCTGAGCTCAGTCTGGACTCTATGGTTCCCTTCGATGCGGCCTCAGAGGTGCCTGTGGAAGAGCAGCGGGCAGCAGCCATGGTGCGAGTCCAAGACTGTCTTCTGGCTGGCCAGGCCTCACAGGCTCTGACCCTCCTTAGGTCGGCCCGGTAAGAGCCCGCCCACCTGTCCACCTGGTCCAGCTCCTGGGCTCTGGGCTGGCGCCCCTCCCTGGTGCAGGGTTCTCCATCTCACAGGAGAGAAGCCCGTCGGAAGCTGGGTTTCTGAGGTTCTGACTGGCTTATTGGGGGTGGTGGTTGGTTGCTTTTGTTCTATTTTTGAGACATATCAGAAAGCACAGTTAATTAGGGGAAAGAAAACAATTCTGTGAGCCAAAATAGTCATCACAAACATTTTGATGAATTATCTTCCACTGGGTTTTTTCCTCTGTGTTATATGTAGACATACGAGATACactttttacaaaaatgaaatactgcACATAACTGATTTATAGTACTTTTTCACTTGATATATTGTGAGCATTTCTCATCAGATATATTTCTATAATTGTTGATGACAATGGGAATATGTATATTTCTTCAACCAAATATCAAAACATCTagattgtttacagttttgctcTTCAATGATTTTCATTGCCATGCAGCTTATGAGGGAAAACATCCCTAAAGTCTTTGTTTCATCTTTGAGGTAGTAGTTTGCATTCTCTTTCCGGCTCACACATGAAATAAGTCTGAATTAAATCTCACTCAAATAACTCAGAATTCCCTCTTGTTAAAGCCTTGTTTCTCTCTGTGCTCCAGGGAGGTGTGGCCAGAAGGAGATGTGTTTGGCTCTCAAGACATTCCCCGAGAGGAAGAGATCCAGCTGCTGAAACAAATCCTATATACCCCACTTCCCCGTGAGTGCTGTCTCCTGCACCTAACTGCCAGGCTCTTCTCTAGGACCAGCATCACAGAGACCCAGTAATCTtccctcttctcttccctcttcctaTAGGGCAGCCCAGggtagaggaggaagaggaggaggagcagtTGCAAGTGGTCCAGGTGTCAGAGAAAGAATTTAATTTTCTGGACTACCTGAAACGGTGCGAGCTGAGCAGCCTCAGGATGGAGATCGTGGGGCTGGGAAGGGTCAGCAGCATCCTATGCTGACATCTGCCTGCCTGTCCTGGCAGCTTTGCAAGCTCAGCTGTGGTCCGAGCCTACACCTTGCTGCTGCGCACCTACCCACAGAACAGCCCCCACACCAACCACTGCGTGGCCAAGATGCTGCACCGGCTGGCCCATGACCTCAACATGGAAGCCCTTCTTTTCCAGCTCTCACTCTTCTGCCTCTTCAACCATCTGCTTAGTGACCCCGCTGCTGGGGCCTACAAAGTGAGGGGTTATTGAGAAATGAAGATGTGGAGGCGTAGTGGAGTCCTGAGGTAGAAGGATAGCCTTTGAGAGAAACAGGCTGCTCAGTGGTGTCACAGGCGGAAAGAAGTGAGAACGACGAGGAAGCAGGCAGGCAGCGTGAGGCTGCTGCGTGGGGAAGGCCAGGAGAGGGGGTCTGAGTGAGGAGGGGCCAGCAGGAGCAGGTGTAGAGAAGACTCAGAGGGCCAGGGTATGTACCTGTGTAGAGCAGAGCCCTCACAGCAGCCTTCCTCTCCCACAGGAGCTAGTGACTTTTGCCAAATACATCCTGGGCAAGTTCTTTGCATTGGCTGCAGTCAACCCAAAAGTCTTTGTGGAGCTGCTCTTCTGGAAGAACACAGCTGTGGTTCAAGAGATGGCCGAGGGCTATGGCTCCCTGGATGGCAGGTGAGCTTGAAGATGAGGAGGGGTGGACCATATGGTGACATGGTCACAGTGTATCAAAGCTGGAAGAGCTTGCAGATAAGTTAGTCTAGCCCTTCTTCCCCTTCAGAAGCAACAAAACAAGCCAAAAAGTGAAATGCTGTGTCTAAGGTCACCCAAGAGAGGAACTGGAATGGGAGCCTGGTTTCTGTCTACTCTGGGTCCCTTCTCTACTTCCTTGGGGCTGTTGGGAGTGGGGTTGCTCCCAGAGACAGGTCATGTTACTCTGTCCCACATTGTGCTGTAGATGCTTGTCCTCTTTTCTTCAGAAGCTCAGCTTCTCTCCTTTAggacttccctccctcccccataaTGCTCTCAGCCTCTGCAGTGTGACGTTCCATAGTCCAGCCTCTTGGAAATCTCAGGAAATCTCTTCATCTGAGCTTGGATCCTCCAGTGAAGGAGTGAAGGGCATCTGCTAGCTGGCTGCCTGGGATTACCTGGGTCACCGTTCTTGTTCCTGCTAGACTGACCTTTGGTCCCCCCTTTTTGGGTCAACAGCTACATGCTGCCCTTCTCCTTGCCCTGTTTAGATCCAGTCACAGACCCCCTGTGTGGAGCCCAGAGGAGGAGGCCCAGCTTCAGGAACTGTACCTCACCCATAAGGATGTGGAAGGTATGAGGCCTTGAGGTCTGAAGAGCGTATGAGGAGGGTAGCTGAGCTCCGGGACCCCCTACCGCCTTGCTCCCCCACTGCAGGTCAGGATGTAGCGGACACCATTGTGGCGCACCTGAAAGCTCCTCGAACACGCAAGCAGGTCATCTGCCATCTGGTGCGGCTGGGCCTGGCTGATAGTGTCAGGGACTTCCAGAGGTAGCGGCATGTGCTCTGCGGGGACTGAGATAGGGCGTCCTGTTCGCTCCCTGGGCCCCCCTGCCACTGACACCTCCTTTAGCAGGAAAAGAACACATATTGTACTGTGGACAGAAGATCAGGAACTGGAACTGCAGCGGCTCTTCGAGGAGTTTCAGGACTCAGATGGTAAGGAGGTGGGAGCTCGTGGAGCCCCTGGAATAAAGCCAAGCTGTTCTTTCTTGTCCCCCTGCTTCCTATTCCCACAGAAGGCTGATCCTGTCCCTTCTGCCCACTTTGCATATTTGTGTTGCTGTTTTTGAGTGAATTAAATTAGCCTCTTTACAAACTTCTGACTCCTTTTACTAATCCCTTTCCCATACTGCTCTGGGGTATTCACCTCCCTCTCTATAGATGTCCTGGGTCACGTCATGAAGAACATCACAGCCAAACGTTCACGGGCCCGAATAGTGGATAAGCTGCTGGCTTTGGGGCTGGTGGCGGACCGGCGGGAGCTATACAAGAAACGCCAGAAGAAGCTGGTGCCCTCAAACTGGGTAACAGTCTCACTCTGGCTCTGCAGGCATGGCCCACACCCCCTGCATTGCCCCCTAGAAGGCATATACCCAGATTCTCCCCGCCTCCAGCTCTTCTGACAAGGATCCCCAGGTGGGTGGTCAGGAGCCAGAGTGCCTCCTCATTTCTCcatcttgtttcctttttctatttccCACCTGAATTTTAGCCTAAAGGAGAAGAGACCCTGAGAGATTTCTGTCAGAAAGACCTTCCAGAGGAAGACCTGCCAGAGGAAGAGGGTGAGGAGGATGGAGGGAACCGGGAGGACGCTGAAGCAGAGCAAGCCCAGGGTCATTCGGCCCGTTTGGCAGAAAGCCTCAGGCACAACCTGTATCTGGAAGGTGAGGAACTTGGGCTGCATAGGTGTTTACAGTTGGGGTTTGGGAGCATGAGccaatgatgcatttccttcctgcCCATAGGCTTTTCTGCTCCCCTCCTGTGGCTCCAGAACTGCCTGCTGAGAGTGGCAGATGATCGGGAAGAGGATGGTGGGTGGATGAATGCTGGTGTTAGGACTGGGTGCTGGAGGCTGCTGGAGACCTGGTCATGGGATGGAGGGCCAGTCCTTCCCATCGTCACAGCATGATTGTGGACCCTGTCCTAGGTTGCTCCTCAGCGGTTCCTCTGGTACCACTGACGGAAGAAAATGAGGAAGCGATGGAAAATGAGCAATTTCAGCAGCTGTTGATCAAGCTTGGAGTTTGGCCTCCTGCCTCTGGACAGGTAAGTACACTGGTCATGGTACCAGCCAAGGCATGTTGCTGTTTCAGACTGCATCTCTCCTCTCGCTTCTGTCGGCTCTGACCAAGACTCTGACAGCTGCCCTGCTGGTCTTCCTCTCCCCATGCTCGCCTTCCCCTAGACCATCTTCCATGCTACCCCGGAGTTTTCTTTCTATCACTGCCTGTCCAGAGCCAGGGTGATTTCCTGCTGTTTGCAGGGCAGTCTGTCTGCAGCCTCCGCATAGTGTGCCTGGCCCTAGCCAGCCTTTTTGCAGCCTCAGGGCCATGCCATCCACACACCTACTTACCCATAGTCAACCTGGACTTCATCCCACTCTCCAAAATTAGACTTCCTGATACCTCTGAACCCAATTATGCCAGTCCCTCTACCGAAAGGctccagccacacacacacatcacccatCTTCTTGATGAATGTCCACCCAATCTTCAAGAGTTAGTCCActtgtcacctcctcagagaagcagTCCCTGTCATCTTCCAACCCCTGAAGTGAAAGTAATGTGCTGGCACTGGGGTTCGTTTATTCCCTCGGTACAGTGGCATTGCAGTGTGTAGGCTGTCCCATCAGGCTGAGTTCCTTGAGAACAAGGAACATCTGATTCACCTGTAGCTCCCCAGGatccattctttcattcatttaattaacAACTAAATTACTGGTTGCAAATATAATCCCTGATGTATTAGGCACTGCACTAGATATTGGGCATATATTGGGTAATTAAGCAATAAGTAGAGTTCACAGCCCTGTGGGCCTTCACCAACATGGGGTCATATTTATTCAATGAAATAATACCTAAATCTGATGACCTAGAGACTGTTTTCCCACCACTCCCATTTTCaacttctttgttcctataggAAACCTTCTGGCGAATTCCAGCCAAGCTGAGTCCCACCCAGCTCCGAAGGGTAGCAGCTTCCTTGAGtcaagcagaggaagagaaagagcctCTTCCGGGACTAGAACCAAAAGTCCTTGGAGAGCAAGGACTTGAGGAGGCTCACCAGACAGAGCACCAGGCACAAGCCCTGAGGGCCCTCCTGTTAGCCCATAGAAAGGAAGCCGGCCTGGTGTTCCTGGAGGGTAATAGCAGGGCCACTCACGTCTTaagtacttactgtgtgccagcatGTTGATCTCCAGGGCTGATCGTGTATTTTGAGAATatgaggcctcagttcctcattcTGTGCCTCTTACAGTCTCtgcaggggagggggctgctggtgGGAGGCGGCAGCTGCTGGACAGCAAAGAGGAGCGGGAGGCCGTGGAGGGTAGGGACAATGGTAGGATCTGGTTGGACCTGCTTTTTCTTGATCATTAGCATTTTCCCTCCCCTTCTGAAAACAAATGCTGCCACCTGCCTTCTCCCGTAACATACTTAGATGCTCTTCCTCTTCCCACCTGTCATTCTCAGCACCAGAATCAGGAGTGCCAGGAATCCAGAAGAAGAAACGATTTCAGATGCAGGATGAAGATGAGAACAACAATGGGCCAGAAGCCTAGAAGGAGCAATTGACCGTTTTTAGGTGGTGAATTTAAATCAGAGTTGGGAGTGTCACACAGGACCAGAAGCTCCTCTCGCTGGGCACAAGTGGTAGCATCCTGGGCTTCTCCAGGAATTTAGGCAACAGTGTTAGACCCTTTGCAGGTAGTCCTTGCTTCCCCCAGTTCACCTGTGTGCCTCAATAGACCTCCGGAGACAACTTCTAGGAGCCATTTCTTTGGGCTTATGAGCACCCCTCAGCAAATGAGAGATGACTGAAGTACAGAAGGCACCTTGGACCCCCTTATTAGTCTGTCCTTTTAGCTTTCTGCTAGAGTGAGTTTTGGGTCACAGCAGATAGGGAGCCTTCTGACATGATGGGTATTGTACCATTTTAAAAAGGCACCAGATGCCCTGGTCctcattttctttcctgttaCCCTTTAGACAACAGATTGAGCCCAATTCCTGCAGCTGAGGTAGGGTTGGGGTGCAGTACTCTCCAGATGGTAAACACGATTGGTTTGTTTTGTATTGAattaaacatgtaaaataaaaagttgCCAATGTTGATCTGACTTGCAAGTCTGAAGTGCTCAACCCTCCACCTGCCATGTTCTTGGAAGAGCTTAAACTGTTAGGGTTGGACCACCAGCTTTCCCTTTTCTCCTGCTTTCCCTACAGAAGACACAGTAACATTTTCTTATCATGATCTTTTGTCTGTGGTAAATCTTCAGAGTGACGAGTGTATAGCAGCAAGAAGCAGGATCCACAAGGGGAGGAGAGACCAGTTTGTCAGCATGTAGCAGAGGGGTGATAAAGTCCATGCAAGAAAGAGATGAATAAATACTGCAGATGTCACGTCCTTCCCTGTTCCTGAAAGCCATCAGCTTTCTGGCGTCCCTGTGTTTCCAGCTGAGGTAGGGTGCCGGTCAGGGAGAGCCCTAGGTAAAGGATACATTTGGACAAGCCTGTTCCTCTACTCGGTTTTTTCCTCCCATACTCTTTAAAGGTGGGGGTGAAGCTATGTCCAAGGTAATAAAAGTTTGCAAGAGCTAAGATATTGTCTAGCTCTCATTTTGTGCTATAAGAAAAATGGATAGGCAGAGAAGGACTGAATTCTAATTTTTTGATGAGCTGTGTGTTTGGTGTTCAAAATCCACAGTAAACATCAGATCTAATATCCATCAGACAatgatgaaaaatacaatggtttAAAATgccaattatttaaaatttagtgAGGTTTGCTTTATGGCCCAGGTGTGGCATATCttagtgttctgtagatactTGAATGGATTCTGTCATTGATGGGTAGAATGTTCCATAATGTTAGATTCAGTTGGTTGACAATGTTAAGTTCTCTGGCCCTGGTGACGTTCTATCTAGTGAATCCACTGATTGTTAAAAGAGGGGTGTTAAAGTCTCCAACTATGGTACTGGGTTTGTTCCttttagttctgtcagttttagctttgtgtattttgaagttctgttgtttggtacacacacacacattggattGCTATGTCTTCTTagtggactgacccttttatcgtAAGTGTCTGTCTTCATCCTCGATAATTTTCTTTGTAAAGTCTGCTTTGCAGGCACTTCAAATATattgcaggtttggttccagGTCATCACAGTAGAGCAGATATTGTAATAAAGCAAGTCAAGTGAAGTTTTGGTTTCCCAGAGCAtgaaaaagttatgtttacactggaCTCTAGTtgaagtgtgcaatagcattatgtctaaaaaaacaacagacataccttaacttaaaaatattttactcaaaaatgctcaccaccatctgagctttcagcaggtGCAGTCTCTCTGTGGAGGAGAGTCCTGCCCCGGTGTTACAGCTGCTGGCTGATCAGAGGATGGTTGCTGAAGGCAGGGGTGGCTGAGGCCATTTCCTAAAACAAGACAACACTGAAGTTTGCCACATcagtgactcttcctttcacgaaCAacttctctgtagcatgtgatgctgtttgacagCATTTACCCACAAGGGAACTTTCAAAGTTAGAGTCAAAGTCTTCTCAGATCCTCTTGCTGTATGTAAGTTTATgccatattctaaatcctttgttgttatTTCATCAATTTTCACAGCATCTCATCAATTCAGAAGTATTTTCTTTGCTCATCTATAAGAAGCAACCTCTCATCCATTcaggttttatcatgagattcaGCAAGTTCAGTCACtttttcaggctccacttctaattctagttctcgctgtttccaccacatctgcagttacttcccaCTGAAGTCCTGAGTCCCCCAAGTCATCTGTGAGGGTTGAAAAcaacttccaaactcctgttcatgttgatatttttgCCTCTTCCTGTGAATCATTAATGTTCTC from Manis pentadactyla isolate mManPen7 chromosome 9, mManPen7.hap1, whole genome shotgun sequence includes the following:
- the TIMELESS gene encoding protein timeless homolog isoform X1, which codes for MVSPFPSLSEGRISWRPHHLCLLSPPTFPFCWLVCQCVDLYIMNCELLATCSALGYLEGDTYHKDPDCLESVKDLIRYLRHEDETRGVRQQLGAAQILQTDLLPILTQHHQDRPLFDAVIRLMVNLTQPALLCFGSVPKDPCPRHHFLQALDYLQAYKEAFASEKPFGVLSETLYELLQLGWEERQEEDNLLIERILLLVRNILHIPANLDREKSIDDGASVHDQLLWVIHLSGLDDLLLFLASSSAEQQWSLHVLEIISLMFRDQNPKLLAGVGQGHLAQERSTDVAELEVLRQREAAERKTRALQRGHRHSRFGGSYIIQGLKSIGDRDLIFHKGLHNLQNYSSDLGKQPQRVPKHRQAAQELSAQRRSALSVRLFLRDFCSEFLENCYNRLMGSVKGLLLRERAQQHDEVYYMWALAFFMAFNRAASFQPGLVSETLSVRTFHFIEQNLTTYYEMMLTDRKEATSWAHRTHLALKAYQELLAMVNEMDAAPDVAMRESSHIIKNNIFYVMEYRELFLTLFRKFDERHQPRSFLRDLVETTHLFLKMLERFCQSRGNLLVQNKQKKRKKKEKVLNQPVASDNAPCIPGGLEAVWPSLVEQLHCCVQDPELSLDSMVPFDAASEVPVEEQRAAAMVRVQDCLLAGQASQALTLLRSAREVWPEGDVFGSQDIPREEEIQLLKQILYTPLPPIGQPRVEEEEEEEQLQVVQVSEKEFNFLDYLKRFASSAVVRAYTLLLRTYPQNSPHTNHCVAKMLHRLAHDLNMEALLFQLSLFCLFNHLLSDPAAGAYKELVTFAKYILGKFFALAAVNPKVFVELLFWKNTAVVQEMAEGYGSLDGRSSHRPPVWSPEEEAQLQELYLTHKDVEGQDVADTIVAHLKAPRTRKQVICHLVRLGLADSVRDFQSRKRTHIVLWTEDQELELQRLFEEFQDSDDVLGHVMKNITAKRSRARIVDKLLALGLVADRRELYKKRQKKLVPSNWPKGEETLRDFCQKDLPEEDLPEEEGEEDGGNREDAEAEQAQGHSARLAESLRHNLYLEGFSAPLLWLQNCLLRVADDREEDGCSSAVPLVPLTEENEEAMENEQFQQLLIKLGVWPPASGQETFWRIPAKLSPTQLRRVAASLSQAEEEKEPLPGLEPKVLGEQGLEEAHQTEHQAQALRALLLAHRKEAGLVFLEAPESGVPGIQKKKRFQMQDEDENNNGPEA
- the TIMELESS gene encoding protein timeless homolog isoform X2; this translates as MVSPFPSLSEGRISWRPHHLCLLSPPTFPFCWLVCQCVDLYIMNCELLATCSALGYLEGDTYHKDPDCLESVKDLIRYLRHEDETRGVRQQLGAAQILQTDLLPILTQHHQDRPLFDAVIRLMVNLTQPALLCFGSVPKDPCPRHHFLQALDYLQAYKEAFASEKPFGVLSETLYELLQLGWEERQEEDNLLIERILLLVRNILHIPANLDREKSIDDGASVHDQLLWVIHLSGLDDLLLFLASSSAEQQWSLHVLEIISLMFRDQNPKLLAGVGQGHLAQERSTDVAELEVLRQREAAERKTRALQRGHRHSRFGGSYIIQGLKSIGDRDLIFHKGLHNLQNYSSDLGKQPQRVPKHRQAAQELSAQRRSALSVRLFLRDFCSEFLENCYNRLMGSVKGLLLRERAQQHDEVYYMWALAFFMAFNRAASFQPGLVSETLSVRTFHFIEQNLTTYYEMMLTDRKEATSWAHRTHLALKAYQELLAMVNEMDAAPDVAMRESSHIIKNNIFYVMEYRELFLTLFRKFDERHQPRSFLRDLVETTHLFLKMLERFCQSRGNLLVQNKQKKRKKKEKVLNQPVASDNAPCIPGGLEAVWPSLVEQLHCCVQDPELSLDSMVPFDAASEVPVEEQRAAAMVRVQDCLLAGQASQALTLLRSAREVWPEGDVFGSQDIPREEEIQLLKQILYTPLPPIGQPRVEEEEEEEQLQVVQVSEKEFNFLDYLKRFASSAVVRAYTLLLRTYPQNSPHTNHCVAKMLHRLAHDLNMEALLFQLSLFCLFNHLLSDPAAGAYKELVTFAKYILGKFFALAAVNPKVFVELLFWKNTAVVQEMAEGYGSLDGRSSHRPPVWSPEEEAQLQELYLTHKDVEGQDVADTIVAHLKAPRTRKQVICHLVRLGLADSVRDFQRKRTHIVLWTEDQELELQRLFEEFQDSDDVLGHVMKNITAKRSRARIVDKLLALGLVADRRELYKKRQKKLVPSNWPKGEETLRDFCQKDLPEEDLPEEEGEEDGGNREDAEAEQAQGHSARLAESLRHNLYLEGFSAPLLWLQNCLLRVADDREEDGCSSAVPLVPLTEENEEAMENEQFQQLLIKLGVWPPASGQETFWRIPAKLSPTQLRRVAASLSQAEEEKEPLPGLEPKVLGEQGLEEAHQTEHQAQALRALLLAHRKEAGLVFLEAPESGVPGIQKKKRFQMQDEDENNNGPEA
- the TIMELESS gene encoding protein timeless homolog isoform X6 translates to MVNLTQPALLCFGSVPKDPCPRHHFLQALDYLQAYKEAFASEKPFGVLSETLYELLQLGWEERQEEDNLLIERILLLVRNILHIPANLDREKSIDDGASVHDQLLWVIHLSGLDDLLLFLASSSAEQQWSLHVLEIISLMFRDQNPKLLAGVGQGHLAQERSTDVAELEVLRQREAAERKTRALQRGHRHSRFGGSYIIQGLKSIGDRDLIFHKGLHNLQNYSSDLGKQPQRVPKHRQAAQELSAQRRSALSVRLFLRDFCSEFLENCYNRLMGSVKGLLLRERAQQHDEVYYMWALAFFMAFNRAASFQPGLVSETLSVRTFHFIEQNLTTYYEMMLTDRKEATSWAHRTHLALKAYQELLAMVNEMDAAPDVAMRESSHIIKNNIFYVMEYRELFLTLFRKFDERHQPRSFLRDLVETTHLFLKMLERFCQSRGNLLVQNKQKKRKKKEKVLNQPVASDNAPCIPGGLEAVWPSLVEQLHCCVQDPELSLDSMVPFDAASEVPVEEQRAAAMVRVQDCLLAGQASQALTLLRSAREVWPEGDVFGSQDIPREEEIQLLKQILYTPLPPIGQPRVEEEEEEEQLQVVQVSEKEFNFLDYLKRFASSAVVRAYTLLLRTYPQNSPHTNHCVAKMLHRLAHDLNMEALLFQLSLFCLFNHLLSDPAAGAYKELVTFAKYILGKFFALAAVNPKVFVELLFWKNTAVVQEMAEGYGSLDGRSSHRPPVWSPEEEAQLQELYLTHKDVEGQDVADTIVAHLKAPRTRKQVICHLVRLGLADSVRDFQSRKRTHIVLWTEDQELELQRLFEEFQDSDDVLGHVMKNITAKRSRARIVDKLLALGLVADRRELYKKRQKKLVPSNWPKGEETLRDFCQKDLPEEDLPEEEGEEDGGNREDAEAEQAQGHSARLAESLRHNLYLEGFSAPLLWLQNCLLRVADDREEDGCSSAVPLVPLTEENEEAMENEQFQQLLIKLGVWPPASGQETFWRIPAKLSPTQLRRVAASLSQAEEEKEPLPGLEPKVLGEQGLEEAHQTEHQAQALRALLLAHRKEAGLVFLEAPESGVPGIQKKKRFQMQDEDENNNGPEA